A stretch of Brassica napus cultivar Da-Ae chromosome C6, Da-Ae, whole genome shotgun sequence DNA encodes these proteins:
- the LOC111206750 gene encoding delta(14)-sterol reductase, with the protein MDLGVLLRSLIPSLQSVYVLVSYFVYLAVAGELLPGKVIRGVVLSDGSQLRYRCNGLFALTLLVAILGISAKLGIVSPLVVADRGLELLSATFIFCVLVTLVLYISGRSSSDKTSSLKPHVSGNLVHDWWFGIQLNPQFLSIDLKFFFVRAGMMGWLLINLSILAKSVQDDSLSQSMILYQIFCALYILDYFVHEEYMTSTWDIIAERLGFMLVFGDLLWIPFTFSIQGWWLLHNKVQLTVPAIVANCFVFLIGYMVFRGANKQKHIFKKNPKTPIWGKPPVVVGGKLLASGYWGIARHCNYLGDLMLALSFSLPCGISSPVPYFYPIYLLILLIWRERRDEVRCAEKYKEIWAEYLRLVPYRILPYVY; encoded by the exons ATGGATCTCGGTGTTCTTCTACGGTCTCTCATTCCCTCATTGCAATCt GTTTACGTGCTGGTGTCTTACTTCGTTTACTTGGCCGTTGCTGGAGAACTTCTCCCCGGAAAAGTTATCCGCGGCGTCGTTTTATCAGACGGCTCTCAGCTTCGTTACCGATGCAATG GTCTATTCGCACTCACATTGCTGGTCGCTATCTTGGGAATCTCTGCGAAACTTGGCATCGTATCACCTCTT GTGGTTGCTGATAGAGGACTTGAGCTACTCTCTGCTACTTTTATCTTCTGTGTTTTG GTGACATTGGTCTTGTACATCTCTGGGCGAAGTTCCTCGGATAAGACTTCTTCTCTAAAGCCTCATGTCTCAGGAAACCTTGTACATGACTG GTGGTTTGGAATACAGCTGAATCCTCAGTTTTTGAGCATCGATCTCAA GTTCTTCTTTGTCAGAGCCGGAATGATGGGATGGCTGCTCATCAATCTCTCTATTCTGGCAAAAAGTGTTCAAGATGATTCCTTAAGTCAGTCGATGATTCTTTACCAGATTTTCTGTGCG TTATATATATTGGACTACTTTGTTCATGAAGAATACATGACCTCGAC gTGGGACATAATTGCAGAGAGGTTGGGCTTCATGCTGGTGTTTGGAGATCTCCTGTGGATTCCTTTCACGTTTAGCATTCAG GGCTGGTGGCTTTTGCACAATAAAGTACAACTAACAGTTCCTGCTATTGTAGCCAATTGCTTTGTGTTCTTGATAGG GTACATGGTTTTTAGAGgggcaaacaaacaaaaacatatctTTAAGAAGAACCCTAAAACACCTATATGGGGTAAGCCTCCAGTGGTGGTTGGTGGAAAGTTGCTTGCTTCAGGCTATTG GGGAATCGCAAGGCACTGTAATTACCTTGGCGACCTGATGCTTGCACTGTCCTTCAGTTTGCCCTGTGGAATAAG TTCTCCGGTTCCATATTTCTACCCGATATACCTTCTGATACTGTTGATATGGAGGGAACGAAGAGACGAGGTTCGATGTGCAGAGAAGTACAAGGAGATTTGGGCTGAATATCTTAGACTTGTCCCCTATAGAATCCTCCCTTatgtttattaa